Within Corynebacterium jeddahense, the genomic segment CGAGCACACAACCGACATCCCACCAACTGCGGGGGCCGATCATTCGGCCCCGCAATCGTCTTCCAGGAGGCCCATGTCACACGCGCACGCCGCTCTCATACCGCGTCACCGCCTGATTGTCGCTCGCCCCGTCATCGAGGACGGCTGGCCGGTCAGCGAGGTCGCAGCCCGCTTCCAAGTGTCCTGGCCGACCGTGAAACGCTGGGCCGACCGCTACCGGGCCGGGCAGTCCATGCAGGACCGATCGTCCAGGCCACGCCACTCGCCGAACCGAACCAGCCCGCAGCCCGCCCGGCGTTGTATCGACCTGCGGCTGCGCCTACGGGAAGGACCGGTCCAGTTGGTCTGCCGGCTCGGGATCGCCCCGTCGACTGTCCACCGGATTCTGGTCGACGCCCGACTCAACAGGCTGTCGCACGTTGACCGGGCCACCGGGGAGCCGGTGCGCCGCTACGAGCACGACCACCCCGGGGCGATGCTGCACGTCGACGTGAAGAAGCTCGGCAACATCCCCGACGGTTGCGGCTGGCGGTACGTCGGCCGCCAGCAAGGCGAGAAGAACCGAGCAGCCACACCAGACAAGCCCCGCAACAAGTACAGCGACCCGTTGATGGGCAAGGCCTACGTCCACACCGTCATCGACGACCACTCCTGCGTCGCCTACGCCGAGATCCACGACGACGAAACCGCCCAAACAGCCACCGCTATCTTGGTCCGGGCCGACGAGTGGTTCAACCAGCGGGGCGTCACCGTCGAACGAGTCCTGTCCGACAACGGCGGCGCCTACCGCTCACATCTGTGGCGCGACACCTGCGCCGAGCTCCGCATCACGCACAAGCGGACCCGTCCGTATCGGCCGCAGACCAACGGCAAGTTCGAGAGGTTCCACCGGACCCTGGCTGACGGCTGGGCCTACGCCCGCTGTTACACCTCCGAGGCTGAGCGGCGGGGTGAGTTGGACGGCTGGCTGCACTACTACAACCACCACCGACCCCACACGGCCTGCGGGAACCAGCCGCCGTCCTCACGATTGACCAACGTGTCCGGTCAGTACGCCTAGAGCGCCCCGTGCCCTAAGACCACGTCATCGAAGCCGCACCCGGCAAGCGGCGCCGCCACCTCGACGGCGTGCAGAAGGGAAATCGCGTAGTGGCGCGGACAGAACAGCCGCGTCTCGCCGGCGTGCGCGCGGCCGTGTTCGGGGCAGGTGTAGCTGACGTAGTAGGTCGCAGCTTCCCCGCATGGAGCGTTGTCCCAGGCGCATCCCTTGTGGGACCAGCCGCCGTTGTCGTCGATGGGCGGGAGGACATCGACGCGGTCAATGGTGGTCTTATTGGGCATTGGAGCCTCCGATCGCGGTAAGGGCGGAGGTGATTGCGCGGGCGATTTCGTCGTCGGTGTGGGGGATGGAGTCGTCAGCCAGCCCGCCGCAGCGGCGCTGGAAGCGTTCCTGCAGCTGGTGGCGCTTGGCCCAGGTGCCGCGAGGCATGTTCTGGATGGTCACGCTCGCGCCGTTGTCGTCGACCACAACGTAGAGGAGCCCCTCCTCGGGCGAGGCGGGCAGCACGAGGTCGAGCTGTGAAAAGCAAACGGCCCACCACGGGGCGGTCGCGGCCTGGCCGGGCTCGCCGAGGCGGACGTAGCTCGGCAGCTCGGAGAGGCGGAAGACGGTGGAGCCTCCGCTGGCGACGGCGCCGCCACTGAAATTCATGCTTGCGTCAGCGAAGTGCGCGTACGCGTAGCAGTCGTACTGCATGCGTTCCAGCTCGGTGTACCAGGTGCGCGGCTTGGCGTCGGCGGCGAACGGCAGGGCGCAGTACAGGTCGGGCTCGCCCGGGGCGACCACGAGCGGGATCTCGCCGTAGCCGCCGGAGGAGGCGGCCGCGGGCCATGCGAGCACCGGCCGCACCTCCACCTCGAGCGGGCTCGCTGCGAGGATGGGGTCTAGGTGCTCCTGCACCTTCTGGGGCGCACCCGGGCCGCAGAACGCCTCGAGGCGCACCGGTTCCTCGGCGCGCATCACCACGCCGTGCTCCATGCGCTCGAACTCCGTCTCCAGGTCATCGCCGCGCCAGCGGGGATCTTGCCGGTCCATCTCGCGCCCGCACGCATCGAGGTAGACGATGGCGTCGAACCACTCGAGCACCGTCTCGGGGCGCGCGGCCAGCATCGGCAGGTCGCGCACCGGGGTGCCGTCGATGCGGACCTCCTTCACCGTGTCTTTCTGCGGGTCGCTTTCGATCTTCAGCGTGTACTCGACCTCGGCGCCGGCGTAGGTGCGGGCGATGGTGCGCCAGGAGTCGTCGATAAGCGAAAAGCTCTCGGGCGTGATCGCCGACAAATACGACGGCACGTAGTCGGGCGCGTGCGTGAGTGCGCGCGCGAACGGGTTCGGTTGGTCCATGGGCATCCTTCTTCGTCTCGCGGGATCCATGGGGTGCTCGCGAGCCCCCCGAAGGCATACTATCGCGGGCGTGACCACCATCTACCTCATCCGCCACGGCGAGACCCCGACGACGGGCAAAATCCTCCCCGGACGCACGCCGGGGTTGCACCTTTCGGAGCGGGGGCGCGGGCAAGCCGAGGGCGTCGCCAAGCAACTCGCCCGCGTCGACGCGGTGTACGCATCGCCGCTCGAGCGGGCGCGGGAGACCGCTGCGCCCACGTGCGAGCGCTTCCGAAAAGAGCTTTTGCTTGACGACGGCCTCCTTGAAGCCGATTTCGGCACGTGGACCGGTAAGTCCTTGGTCGAGCTGGCGAAGTTGCCCGAGTGGCAGGTGGTGCAGAAGCGCCCCGAAGAGTTCCGGTTCCCCGGCGGGGAGCCTTTCGTGGAGATGCAGGAGCGCGTGGTGGGGTGCGTCCGCGGGATCGCGGCGCGGCACCCGGGCGAGGTGGTGGCCTGCTTCACCCACGCCGACCCGATCAAGGCAGCGCTCGCGCACTTCACGGGCCGGGGCTGGGGCGCGTTCCAGCAGATCCCGGCGGAGCCGTGCTCGATTTCGGAGCTCGAGCTATGAACACGATCGACCTACTGCAGCACGGCGAGGTGGGGTTCGTAGGCCAGATCGCGGAGTCGTCGAACCTCACCGTGCTCGTGGACATCACGCTGGCGCTCCACGGCGGCCAAGAGGACTACTGCTGGGGCATCTTCAAGCCCGAGCTGGGGGAGCGCTACCTCGACGATTTCGAGCCCGGGCTGTGGAAGCGGGAGCGGGCCGCGTACCTGCTCAGCGAGTGGCTGGGCTGGTCCGTTGTGCCGCCCACGGTGGTGCGCGAGATCGAGCCGCTCGGCATCGGGTCGCTGCAGTACTACGTGGACAACGATGGCTCCCACTACTTCCCGCTCTACGAGACCCGCCCCGACCTGCACCCCGAATTCCTCCGCCTGGCCGTGTTCGACCTGCTGGTGAACAACACCGACCGCAAGTCGGGCCACGTGCTGCTCGAGCGGTCTGCCAGCCGTGGCGACCACGTGTGGGGCATCGACCAGGGCTTATGCTTCCACCAGGACCCGAAGCTGCGCACCGTGATCTGGGACTTCGCGCACGAGCCGATCCCAGAAGAATTGGTCGAAGCGGTGGAGCCGCTCGTGGCCGAGGTGCCCGCCGGGGTGGCCGAGCTGCTTTCACCGGAAGAGGTGGCGGCGCTCAAGTCCCGCGCGTCCCGGATCGTGCGCCTGCCGTGGCTGCCGGAGCCGCAATCCGAGTTCCCGTACCCTTGGCCGCTCGTGTGACCCCTATCGCGCCGGGTAGCGCACGAGGAGGTCCTCGCCGACTACCGCGCCGTCGTTGAGCTTTGCCTTGCTTATCGACGCTCCTCCGGCCCCCAACCCCATAATGTGCTCCACGTCGTCCCCGTGTGCGAGGAGGTGGTCGGAGATGATGCGACGGTGGCAGCGCCACCACACCGCCTCGGAACACATGATCGCGGTCGGTGTTTCGGCTGCGTGCTCGCGCAGCTCGGTCAGCGCGGCTGCGAACTCCTCACCGAGCGCGTGGTCGGCGTAGTTGTGGAAGCTGCGGTTTTGCCAGTTGGCATTGACCTCGAACGGTACGGTCTTAGACACGTTGCGCCGCCCCGCCAGCCCCTCGTTCTTCCCGTAGGCGATGCCGCGCTCTGGGAGGTGCTGGGTGAGGTAATCGTCGTTGAACCAGGGGTACTTCCTCGATCCCGTCAACTTGCGTACGTCGACAATCGTCTTGACGCCGGCTGCCTCAAGCATGCGAGCAAACTCGTCGAATTCGAGGTTGGAGTGGCCGACGGTGAAGATACGCATGCGCATTACCGTAGCCGGACGCCTGGGCGACGGCGCGCGCGACCGGTTAGCGTTCGTGGCTGCCAAGATAGGCCACATGATCTTCGCTGGCATCGATCTCGCCGCTGACCCCGCCCGCACAGGCATCGCGACCCTTGAGGCGGCGGGGGAGGAGCTCTTGCTTCTCGACGTCTCCCTCAACGCCTCCGACCCCACCACCGCCTCCCGAATCCGCGCCTCGGAGCGCACTGGAATCGACGTGCCGCTCGGGTGGCCGCGGGCGTTTCGCGAGGTCATCGCCCTGCACGCGGTGCGCACCTTGGAGCCGCAGGAGGGCGGGGCCGAATGGCGCCGCGGCCTGGTGAACCGATTCACGGACCTGGAAGCGCGTCGGATCGCGGGCGTGGTGCCGCTGCCGGTCGCGGCCGAGCGGATCGCGTACCCGGCGTTGCGGTGGGCTGCGATCGAAGCGCGGTTGCGCGCCGACGGCATGGACGCGGCGGAGCTTGACCGGGCGGGGGGCGGATCGCGGAGGTGTATCCGGCGGCGGCGCTGAAGCGGTGGGGGTTGCTGCACCGCGGGTACAAGGGATCGGCGGGTAGGGGTGCGGGCGCCGGCCGGGAGGCGCGCGCCGCCATCATGGATGGCCTGCAGCGGCGGTTCGCCCTCGACTGGAACGGATTCGAGGCGGCGGTACTGGGCAACGCAGACTGCCTTGATGCAGTGGTGGCCGCGCTGGTGGCCCGCGAGGTTGCGGCGGGGCGGTGCGTGCCGCCGCCGGCGGGCAGCGCGGAGCTCGTTGCCGAGGAAGGGGGGATCTGGATTCCCAAAGGGGACACGGGCAGCGAACCCTCCCTCTAGGACTCAACCTCCCGTTATTCCAGCACCGTGTACGTCATCGATTCCCCGAACCCAGGCGTGCCAAGTGGCATTGAGGTATCGGTGGGGAAGTTTACGTCCCCTTCATCAACAACAATGCGCACTCGCTTATCGACGTACTGTGCCCACTCCAACCCGTCCTGGTACGAGTGCCCACGCGCCCCAATTTCATCGTGGCCGAGCCGGAACCGCTTTACCTCCTCCGTCTTGTACCCCGGCGCTGTGCGGCCGCGCACCATGAGGGGGCTATCGAGGTCAAGAACGTAATACACGCTGTTCGGGTCCTCGCCGTTCGGCATTCCGTAGCCGAGCGGCGCCATCAACTCTTCGCCCGTGTATCCACGCACAGTGCCGGTGAACTCCACCTGGCCTGCCTGCAGCTCTCCGGATGCCCCGTCTGAACCGGAAGCAGAGCCCGAGCCAGAACCAACTGGAACTCCCGCCGTTAGCGCCGACTTGTCGCCTGTGGGCGTCCATTCAATGTTCTGGTGGTCAGGCAATCCTTGCGTGATATTGAAGGTCTCCTCCGAGGCCTTCGACAGGGAGGCGCCGTCCAACACGAAGTGCCGCGAAAGGTGCTCTCGCGAGCCCGCGGATCCGCTGATCTGGTAGATCCCGTTCCCACTTGCAGACGCGGCCACCCCCTCGCGTGCGGCACCATTGCCAGGCGTGCCCATGATGAGCACCTCGGGCGACGCATGGGCCTTGCCGTCATCGCCGATGGTGAACACGATCACCGGCTGCGTATGGCCGCTACTCACTGCAAGCAGCAGCTCAGGCGTGCCACCGCCGTTCGCCTCGACCAGCGCATACTCATACGTCCCGTCCGGGGTGTACTGTGCGGCCGAGTTCACCGGGTAGTCGCCCGGGTGGTTCAGCACCCACTCAAACTCCGATTGCCAACTGCTGTCATCTGCGGCCTCAGGCTCGGCGTGCTCTACAACTTCGCCCGTGTCCGGGTCCACCCACTGCGTTGAGGTGACATGCACTGTCTCGCGGCCACCCACCCCAGAGCATCCCTGGAGCGCAAGGGGCAACATAAGGGCAAGAGCTAATCGACGTCTCATGGCTGCCACATTAGTGAGGTTTCAACGCCCGCTCGCCATCTCATTGCTCGCGTGGATCGGTGGTGATGTGGAGCCGACTGAATGGGCCGTAAGCGCAGGCCTGACTCGGGTAGCATGGCGTCACTTCCGAAGAGAAAGGCCGAACGATGAACCAGAACTTCGATCCCACCACTGATCCCGCAGCGACGCCGCAGGTCCCGCCGTACGACCCGGAGCTTGACGGCCCGGTTGAGCAGCCCGCGGTTGATGGGCAACAGCAGGCAGCAGGTCAGCCGGCCCAGCAGAACCAGGAGATGCTTGGCGCAACCGGCGACACCCAGGACGGCAATCTGGAAAAGGATCCTTCTGAGTGGGCGACGGGCGATCAGCCGGCCACCGAATCTCAGAAGTCCTACATCGACGCGATGGCGAAGCAGGCGGGGGAGCAGATCCCAGCCAATTTGACCAAAGCGCAGGCCTCGGAGCAGATCGACCGGCTGAAGAAGATCACCGGGATGTAGCTATCACACCGGGCATACGACGGGAACGCCGGCATCGTCAAGCACACGCGCGCGCACCTCGTAGACCTCCTCTAGCAGGTCCGGGGTGAGCACGGCAACCGGCTCGTCCTGGGCGAGGACGCGGCCATTTTTCATTACCAGCAACTCGTCGCAGAATCGGGCGGCGAGGTTGAGGTCGTGGATGGCCACCAACGCGAGACGGTCCGTCCCGGCGACTTCCTGGCGGATGATCTGGAGGAGCTCGATTTGGTGGCGGAGGTCGAGAGCGGACGTGGGTTCGTCGAGAAGCATGACGCTCGGCTCACGCACCAGCATCTGCGCGACGGCGACGAGCTGGCGCTGGCCACCGGACATGTCGGACACGAGTCGGTCCGCGAGATGCGTGATGCCGAGCCGGTCCAAGATCGCGGCGGTGTGCTCGATCGGGTCCCATGACGCATCGCCGCGGCGGCGGGCGGAGACCATAACCGACTCGAATGCCGTGAGTGTGGCACTGCTGAGGAGATCTTGCGGCACGTAACCCAGCGCCTCCACGCGCTGCTTACCAAGGAGTTCACACCCACCCGCAGTGACTGACACCGTGCCGTCGGAAGGCTTTTTAATACCCGCGATCGTTTTCACTAGCGTCGATTTGCCGGCCGCGTTAGGGCCGATCAACCCGACTACCTTCCCGCTGCCGAGTGGGCCGAAGGATAACGAGTGAAGGATAGTGGTGCTCCCGTAGTTCACGGTGAGGTTTTGCGCGCTGATGGTCATCATGCACCCCTTCGGCGAGACCTAGTGAAGATGAGGAACACGAAGAATGGCACGCCGACGAGCGCGGTGATGATGCCGATCGGAATTGCCAGCCCCGGAATGATCGAGATCGACACCGCGTACGCCAAGCTCAACAGCATCGCACCGGCTGCAGCCGCGCCGGGGAGGAAGAACTTTTGGTCCTCGCCCACGAGCATGCGGGCAACGTGGGGGCCGACCAAGCCGATGAAGCCGATGATGCCGGTGAAGGCCACAGACGCGGCGGCAAGGAAGGATGCCACCAGCAGAGTCGTAAGGCGGAGGCGTTTCACGTCGATTCCGAGTGCGGCTGCGCGGTCGTCGCCAAGCCGAAGCGCGGTGAGGCGCCACGCGTTAACGACGCAAAACGGCACCGCGGCGATAAGCACCACCGCAAGAATGATGTTGGCGGTCCAGTTTGCTCGCTGCATTGAGCCCATGGTCCAGAACACGATTTGCTGGAGCGCCTCGATGTTGGCGCCGTACTGCAGAAGAGACAGCAGTGCCTGGAAGAAGAACGACAGCGCGATTCCGAGCAGGATCATGGATTCGGCGGTCGCTCCGCGCCACACGGAAGCTCCAGCGACGATGGCCACGGCAAGAAGCGCCGCAATAGCCGCGGTGAGCGCCAGGTTGAACTGCGGGTTAGGAATGAGGGTCCAACCCATCACGATCGATAGTGCGGCACCGAACGCCGCGGCGGCGGAAATGCCCAGCGTAAATGGCTCGGCGAGGGGGTTATCCAAAATCGTTTGCATCTGCCCGCCGGCAAGCCCTAGCGCGGCCCCGCACAGCACTGCCATTACAGCGGAGGGCAGGCGCAGGGTTTGGATGACCACGCGAGTCTTTTCATCCACCAGTTCCGGGCGGAACACGGCGTTGAACACATCGGAAGGCGCGATGTTGAGTGGGCCGACGATAACGCTGAAGACGAAGCTCGCAAAAGCCGCAATCACAAGCCCCATAATGGCGAGCGTCTTGTTGCGCCCGCGTTTCCGGTAGCTTTCGATCGCGGCCTGGCGAGCATCCACGGTGGGTTCGACCGCCACGGATACCTGGGTGCTCATGCGTTAGCTTTCCTCTGGATTCGCTGGGTCGTAGAAGAATACGCCGCTGTAGTCGAACGGCATCCACTTCTTGTGGAAGTCCACGAAATCCTGGTTCGGTTTGATGTCTGCGAACTCCTGCGGGTGGATCCACTTCGCAAACGCTGCAAGGGCAAAGACGTTGAACGGGTTGTCGTAGAACTGGTGGTACACCGCGAAGTAATTGCCGTTCTTCGGGGCGTCCAGCAGGTCGAGGCCGGGGAACTGCAGTGGGCCGTCGCACGTCTCCTCCGCCAGCTCAGGGGAGGACTGGTAGCCCAATTCAACGTGGCGGAACATGTCCGTCTTGTTCGGGTCGCGGGCCCACTCGCCGCCGGTGACAATCAGCTTCTCCGGATTAAGCTCGATGAGCTTTTCCGGGGTGATCTGCTTCGTCTCCGGACCGAGGACCTCGGGGCCGAGGTTGTGGCCGCCGGCCGCCGTGACCAGGGTTCCCAGGTGGACGTCGCCCGCCACAGCGCAGCACTCGTTGTAGCCGGCGGCGGTCCACACCAGCGTGCCCGGACGTTCATCGATGGCTGCAACACGGTCAGTGATGTCCTTCACCTTGGAGGTGTAGAACTCGTTGTAATCCTCCGCGCGTTTGCTTTCCCCCAGCAGGTCGCCGAGGAGCTGCATGGATACGGTGGTGTTCTCCAACGGCTTCTGGCGGAAGTCGATGAACGCGTAGGTGATGCCTGCGGCATCCATATCGGCGATGAAACCGGATTCCTCCACTGCCTTCTTCTGGTCCAGCGTCATGATCACCACGTCCGGGTCCTGGGCGAGGAGATTCTCCACCGTGACATCGCCCTTTTGGATCATCCCGATGATCGGCATGTCCTTCGCCTCCGGCTGCAGTTCGAAAAGTTTGTCGCGGAATGCGCCCGCGTTCTTCTCCAAGTCTTGGCCGTAGGCAACGATGTTGTCGAGGGGATTGTCCTGGAGCAGGGCCGTGGCGTAGGCAGCGCGCCCCTCGGCGAGGACGATGCGATCCGGCAGCTCGTCGAACTTCAGCGAACGGCCAGCGGCGTCGGTCACGGTAATCGCACCTTCTGCGGTACGAGCCTGAGAGCTCACTGCGCTTGACGACGCTTCAGTGACCTCCGTGGATGCCGACTGCGCCGTGGTGCCGGATTCTTCCGCGCACGCGACGAGCCCAAAAGCGGTGGCGAGCGTCACCGCGGCCACTCCAATTCTGTGTGGAAGCCTCAAGACTTTCCCCTTTTCGGTCAAGTTAGCCTAAGCTAATTTTCAAGAACAAGGAGAACAATAAGGTAAGGCTAAGCTGATGTCAAGATGCGCTGGGGAGACGATTGCTAGGCGCTCTTGCCGGACTTTTTGCCCGACTTCCTCTTATCCAGCGAAGCCTTGAGCGCCTCCATGAGGTCGACCACGTTGTCGTCGCCGTCCTCGTCGGAGGGTTTCTCCCCGAAGGTGGCTTCGGTGTCGATGGTGTCGCCCTGCTCAAATTTCGCATCGATGAGCTTACGCAGTTCTGCCTGGTAGTCGTCCTCGAACGCCTTCGGCGTGAAGTCGGAGGCGTAGGACTGCACAAGCTGCTTCGACAGCTCCATCTCCTTGTCCGAGATCTTCGCGCGGGACTTCGTGCCCTTAAACTCGCCGTCGAAGTCCAGCTCGCGCACCTCGTCGGCCCACATCATGCCCTGCAGCACGATCACGTTGCCCACCACCCGCAGCACGCCGAGGCGCGTCTTCTGGCGCAGCGCGAAGCGCACCACGGCGATGAGCTCGGAGTCCTCGAGCGTCTGCCGCAGCAGCAGGTAGGACTTCGGCGTCTTGCCCTCCGGGGCGAGGTAGTAAGACTTCTCCAGCATGAGCGGGTCGATCTGATCCGCAGGCACGAACTGCACGACCTCGATCTCGTCGTTGTCCGCCTCGGGCAGGGAGGCGAAGTCCTCGTCGGTGAGCACGACCGTGTCACCGTCCTCCTCGAAGGCCTTCTCGATGTGCTTGTAGTCCACCTTCTCCCCGCACACCTCGCAGCGCCGCTCGTAGCGGATGCGGCCGCCGTCCTTGTCGTGGACTTGGTGGAAGGAGAGGTCGTGATCCTCGGTCGCCCCATACGCCTTGACGGGGACGTTGACGAGGCCGAACGTGACGGAGCCGGACCAGATCGCGCGCATGGCACCCGAGTGTACGTGGGTGTGAATCCGCGCACACGGCGCCAGGTTCGGTGCGTACGTATGTACCGCCGCGAATTACTGTGAACGGCATAACCGGTTCTCAGGAAGGAATTCGCAGCATGAGCGCCCCAAGCTCCGCGCAGCAGCGTATCGACGAACCAAAGGCCCCCACCCACGTGGACGCGCCGGGCGGTGAGCACTGGAAGAAGATGGCGGTCGGCTTCGGCATTCCCGTCCTGATCACCCTGGCGTTCTGGTTCGGACCGCACCCCGACGCGCTGACAGACCAGGCGTGGCGCATGTTCGGCCTGTTTGCCGCCACGATCGTCGGTATCATCCTCAAACCCATGCCGATGGGCGCGGTAACCATCATCGGCATGGTGGCCGGCGTGCTCACCGGACTCGTGCCGCTCACCGCGCCGAAGAGCGACCCGGGCGCGCCGTACGCCCTCATGGGCTTTTCCAACTCGACGATCTGGCTCATCGTCATGGCGTTCCTCATCTCCCGCGGCTTCATCAAAACCGGCTTCGGCCGCCGCATCGCCCTGTTCTTCGTGTCCAAGGTGGGCGGCACGATGCTCGGCGTCGCCTACGGCCTCGCCGCCGGCGACCTCGTCCTGTCTCCTGCGATCCCCTCGGCGACGGCGCGCGGCGGCGGCATCATGGCCCCGATCATGAAGTCGGTGGCCTCCGAGTACGGCTCCGAGCCCGGTGAGACCCGCCGCAAGGCCGGCGCCTTCCTCTCCATGAGCGTGGTCAACGTCAACGCCATCACCTGCGCGATGTTCCTCACCGCCATGGCGGGCAACCCGCTTATCGCCTCGCTGGCCAGCGACCAGGGCGTGGACATCTCCTGGACGAAGTGGGCGGTCGGCGCCATCGTCCCGGGCCTCGTCGCCCTCGCCGTCGTGCCGTGGGTGCTGTACAAGATCTACCCGCCGGAGCTCACCGACACCCCGCGCGCGAAGGCGATGGCCGCCGAGGAGCTCGAGGAGCTCGGCCCGATGTCCTACGGCGAGAAGGTCCTCGCCGGCACCTTTGTCACCCTGCTGCTCCTGTGGACGGTCGGCGACCTCGCGCTGGACATCAGCGCCACCACGACCGCCTTCATCGGCGGGACACGATGGTGTGGTTCGCGGTGCTCTACATGATGGCGTCCGCACTGTCGTCCTACGGCTTCATCAAGTGGGTCTCGGATTCCATCGCCAACGGTCTCGGCGGCATGAACTGGGTGCTCGCCCTCGCCCTGCTCGTGATCATCTACTTCTTCGTCCACTACATGTTCGCCTCCGCCACGGCGCACATCTCCGCGATGTACGCGGCCTTCCTCGCTGCCGCCATCGCCGTCGGCGCTCCGCCGGTGTTCGCGGCGCTCATCCTGGGCTACGTCTCCAACATCTTCCAGAACCTCACGCAGTACGCCGGCGGACCGGCGCCGACCATCTACGGCCTCGGCTACGTCACCACCTCGGAGTGGTGGCGCACCTCCGCGGTCACCGGCACCGTCTCGCTGGCCATCTGGATGGTCGTCGGCGGCGCGTGGATGAACCTGATCGGCTACTGGTAAATGGCGTCCGGCACGAAGGTCCGCGTCGACGGCCGCCAGCTCACGGTGAGCAGCCTGGACAAGGTGCTTTACCCAGCGACGGGCACCACGAAAGCCGACGTCATGCGCTATTATCTCGCCGTCGCCGACGTGCTCGTCCCGCAGGCGCGCAGGCGGCCGGTGACCAGGAAGCGGTGGCCGGAGGGCGTCGATAAGCAAAGCTTCTTTCGCAAGGACCTCGAGGACTCCGCACCCGAGTGGATCCCCACCGCCACCATTCAGCACGCCACGAGCGTCAACGCATATCCGCTTCTCGACGGCTCCGCCACCCTCGCGTGGTTCGCCCAAGTCGCCGCCCTCGAGCTGCACACGCCGCAGTGGCGCTTCGGCGCGGACGGCACACCGCAACACCCGGACCGGCTCGTGCTCGACCTCGACCCCGGCCCCGGCGTCGGGCTCGCGCAGACGGCCGAGGTGGCGCTCGAATGCCGCGAGATCCTCGAGGACATGGGCCTGCGCTGCGTGCCCGTAACCAGCGGGTCGAAGGGCATCCACCTCTACGCGGGCCTCGACGGAGCGAGCGACGCCGACGCCGTGACCAAGGTGGCCAAGACGCTCGCGCTGGCGCTGGAGAAGGAGCACCCGGACCGGGTCACCGCGACGATGGCGAAGGCCGAGCGCGCCGGCAAGGTGTTCTTGGACTGGAGCCAGAACAACGGCAAAAAGACCACCATCTGCCCGTACTCGCTGCGCGGGCGGGAGCGCCCGACCGTCGCGGCACCCCGGACGTGGGACGAGATCGCGGACCCGCACCTGAAACACCTCGAGTTCGAGGAGGTCATCGCGCGCGTCGAGGACGGCCTCGACCCGATCGCGGAGCTGGCCGAAGACAAGCTGGCCACCTACCGCTCCATGCGCAACAAGTCGAAGACCGGCGAGCCCGTGCCCGACAGCGCGCCCGCGCCCCGCAGCGGCGAGCCGATCTTCGTCATCGGCGAGCACGACGCCTCCCACCTGCACTGGGACTTCCGCCTCGAACACGACGGCGTGCTCGTCTCCTGGGCGGTGCCGAAGGGCCCGCCGCTGGAGACCGGCGTCAACCGCCTCGCCGTGCAGACTGAGGACCACCCGATCGAATACGCGCAGTTCGAG encodes:
- a CDS encoding ATP-dependent DNA ligase is translated as MASGTKVRVDGRQLTVSSLDKVLYPATGTTKADVMRYYLAVADVLVPQARRRPVTRKRWPEGVDKQSFFRKDLEDSAPEWIPTATIQHATSVNAYPLLDGSATLAWFAQVAALELHTPQWRFGADGTPQHPDRLVLDLDPGPGVGLAQTAEVALECREILEDMGLRCVPVTSGSKGIHLYAGLDGASDADAVTKVAKTLALALEKEHPDRVTATMAKAERAGKVFLDWSQNNGKKTTICPYSLRGRERPTVAAPRTWDEIADPHLKHLEFEEVIARVEDGLDPIAELAEDKLATYRSMRNKSKTGEPVPDSAPAPRSGEPIFVIGEHDASHLHWDFRLEHDGVLVSWAVPKGPPLETGVNRLAVQTEDHPIEYAQFEGTIPKGQYGAGTVKIWDIGTCEIEKWRDREIIAVLRGRDGGGLGGVPRRYALIRTEERNWLLKLMREQPEMGPMLPTMATRADIALAERDGTTFAFEMKWDGYRIIADVGETVHLRSRGGKDYTALFPQASELKHMLSDGGTVDGELIALGPDGRPNFSALRHEDPELRYMVFDVLRLGGRDLTGEPWEARRALLEGLTPTEHVAVPPATTGSFDHAWRAADELGLEGVVAKDVSSPYEPGERSRAWLKVKRALHQEVVVVGVRTGKRGISSLLVAVPDENGELRYAGRVGTGFSNAQLAEIGAKLRRVERKTPPIEVPDSDAKDAWWVTPKYVAEVQLAGATADKKVRQASWRGWRDDKDPAEIRWEA
- a CDS encoding ABC transporter substrate-binding protein, which encodes MRLPHRIGVAAVTLATAFGLVACAEESGTTAQSASTEVTEASSSAVSSQARTAEGAITVTDAAGRSLKFDELPDRIVLAEGRAAYATALLQDNPLDNIVAYGQDLEKNAGAFRDKLFELQPEAKDMPIIGMIQKGDVTVENLLAQDPDVVIMTLDQKKAVEESGFIADMDAAGITYAFIDFRQKPLENTTVSMQLLGDLLGESKRAEDYNEFYTSKVKDITDRVAAIDERPGTLVWTAAGYNECCAVAGDVHLGTLVTAAGGHNLGPEVLGPETKQITPEKLIELNPEKLIVTGGEWARDPNKTDMFRHVELGYQSSPELAEETCDGPLQFPGLDLLDAPKNGNYFAVYHQFYDNPFNVFALAAFAKWIHPQEFADIKPNQDFVDFHKKWMPFDYSGVFFYDPANPEES
- a CDS encoding Ku protein, whose product is MRAIWSGSVTFGLVNVPVKAYGATEDHDLSFHQVHDKDGGRIRYERRCEVCGEKVDYKHIEKAFEEDGDTVVLTDEDFASLPEADNDEIEVVQFVPADQIDPLMLEKSYYLAPEGKTPKSYLLLRQTLEDSELIAVVRFALRQKTRLGVLRVVGNVIVLQGMMWADEVRELDFDGEFKGTKSRAKISDKEMELSKQLVQSYASDFTPKAFEDDYQAELRKLIDAKFEQGDTIDTEATFGEKPSDEDGDDNVVDLMEALKASLDKRKSGKKSGKSA